A DNA window from Eikenella exigua contains the following coding sequences:
- a CDS encoding RelA/SpoT family protein → METGYSDTHVTNLQECLAWLKGYAAQQNEADRALLQQAFALAEVHYPANAQTYAGEPLLPHAVGAAQMVAQLDLLPEAVAATILSGMSKQGGDWQLQVAGQCGQTVCSLMQGIDQVQKLTHFARVDGLATPEERAAQAETMRKMLLAMVSDIRVVLIKLALRTRTMQYLGSCPDSPEKRSIAKETLDIFAPLANRLGVWQLKWQLEDLGFRHQNPEEYHRIAHLLDEKRPERQHYIDHFLGILKAELAKYGIRDYDVAGRPKHIYSIYRKMVKKKLDFEGLYDIRAVRVLVNSVPECYTVLGIVHSLWQPIPGEFDDYIANPKGNGYKSLHTVIVGPEDKGIEVQIRTKEMHQFNEFGVAAHWRYKEGGKGDSAYEQKIAWLRQLLDWRENMAESGKADLAAAFQTELFNDTIYVLTPHGKVLSLPVGATPIDFAYALHSSLGDRCRGAKVDGQIVPLSTPLENGQRVEIIAAKEGEPSVNWLYEGWVKSNKAAAKIRAHIRRQNAESVREQGRLQLEKTLLKVQPKPNMQALAEKLGFKKPDELYTAVAHGEIMPRAVQKACGLLAEPPAAPVSTESIVKQSRIKETSGKGGILVDGESGLLTTLAKCCKPAPPDEIAGFVTRGRGISIHRIGCASFQKLAADAAEKVVPACWAGVPAGQVFAVDIEVSAQDRNGLLRDISEALARHKLNVTAVQTQSRNLQASLRFTLEVHQVDDLPHVLASLANVKGVTGVSRL, encoded by the coding sequence ATGGAGACCGGCTATTCAGACACGCATGTAACCAACCTGCAAGAATGTTTGGCCTGGCTGAAAGGCTATGCCGCACAGCAAAACGAGGCCGACCGCGCACTCTTGCAGCAAGCTTTCGCACTGGCCGAAGTGCACTACCCCGCCAACGCACAAACCTACGCCGGCGAGCCGCTGCTGCCGCACGCCGTGGGTGCAGCGCAGATGGTGGCACAGCTCGATTTGCTGCCCGAAGCCGTGGCTGCCACCATATTGTCGGGCATGTCTAAGCAAGGCGGGGATTGGCAGCTTCAGGTAGCCGGGCAGTGCGGGCAAACCGTATGCAGCCTGATGCAGGGCATCGACCAAGTGCAGAAGCTCACACACTTCGCCCGCGTGGATGGCCTGGCCACGCCAGAAGAACGCGCTGCGCAGGCCGAAACCATGCGCAAAATGCTGCTGGCCATGGTGTCCGACATCCGCGTGGTGCTGATCAAGCTCGCCCTGCGCACCCGCACCATGCAATACCTCGGCAGCTGCCCCGACAGCCCAGAAAAACGCAGCATCGCCAAAGAAACGCTGGATATTTTCGCTCCACTGGCCAACCGCTTAGGTGTGTGGCAGCTCAAATGGCAGCTCGAAGACCTCGGCTTCCGCCACCAAAACCCCGAAGAATACCACCGCATCGCCCACCTGCTCGACGAAAAACGCCCCGAGCGGCAGCACTATATCGACCACTTTCTCGGCATCCTCAAAGCCGAGCTGGCCAAATACGGCATCCGCGATTATGACGTGGCCGGCCGCCCCAAACACATCTACTCCATCTACCGCAAGATGGTGAAGAAAAAGCTCGATTTCGAAGGGCTCTACGATATCCGCGCTGTGCGCGTGCTGGTGAACAGCGTGCCCGAGTGCTATACCGTGCTGGGCATCGTGCACAGCCTGTGGCAGCCCATCCCCGGCGAATTCGACGACTACATCGCCAACCCCAAAGGCAACGGCTACAAAAGCCTGCACACCGTGATTGTCGGCCCTGAAGACAAAGGCATCGAGGTGCAAATCCGCACCAAAGAAATGCACCAATTCAACGAATTCGGCGTGGCCGCCCACTGGCGTTATAAAGAAGGCGGCAAAGGTGATTCCGCATATGAGCAGAAAATCGCCTGGCTGCGCCAGCTCTTGGATTGGCGTGAAAACATGGCCGAAAGCGGCAAAGCCGACCTCGCCGCCGCCTTCCAAACCGAGCTGTTTAACGACACGATTTATGTGCTCACCCCGCACGGCAAAGTGCTCTCCCTGCCCGTGGGCGCCACCCCCATCGACTTCGCCTACGCCCTGCACAGCAGCCTGGGCGACCGCTGCCGCGGCGCCAAGGTAGACGGCCAAATCGTGCCGCTTTCCACCCCGCTGGAGAACGGCCAGCGCGTGGAAATTATCGCCGCCAAAGAGGGCGAACCATCCGTAAACTGGCTGTATGAAGGCTGGGTGAAGAGCAACAAAGCCGCTGCCAAAATCCGCGCCCACATCCGCCGCCAAAATGCCGAAAGCGTGCGCGAACAAGGCCGGCTGCAACTGGAAAAAACCCTGCTCAAAGTCCAGCCCAAGCCCAATATGCAGGCTTTGGCCGAAAAACTCGGCTTCAAAAAACCAGACGAACTCTACACCGCCGTGGCACACGGCGAAATCATGCCCCGCGCCGTGCAGAAAGCCTGCGGCCTGCTGGCCGAGCCGCCTGCCGCGCCGGTGAGCACCGAGAGCATCGTCAAACAGTCGCGCATCAAAGAAACCAGCGGCAAAGGCGGCATTTTGGTGGACGGTGAATCTGGCCTGCTCACCACGCTGGCCAAATGCTGCAAACCCGCCCCGCCCGACGAAATCGCCGGCTTCGTAACGCGCGGGCGCGGCATTTCCATCCACCGCATCGGCTGCGCCTCTTTCCAGAAACTCGCCGCCGACGCGGCTGAAAAAGTTGTGCCAGCCTGCTGGGCCGGCGTGCCTGCCGGGCAAGTGTTTGCCGTGGATATCGAAGTATCCGCCCAAGACCGCAACGGCCTGTTGCGCGATATTTCCGAAGCACTGGCGCGGCATAAACTCAACGTGACCGCCGTGCAAACCCAATCGCGCAACCTGCAAGCCAGCCTGCGCTTCACGTTGGAAGTACATCAGGTGGACGACCTGCCGCACGTACTTGCCAGCCTCGCCAACGTGAAAGGCGTAACCGGCGTGAGCAGGCTGTAG
- a CDS encoding adenine phosphoribosyltransferase — protein MLFHPEVMTVEMLAQKIRKIPNWPQKGVLFHDITPVLQSPEYFRLLVDLLTYRYMTQDIDVVAGLDARGFIIGAALAYQLNVGFVPIRKKGKLPFTTLSESYALEYGEATVEIHTDAIKDNARVLLVDDLVATGGTMHAGIKLIHKLGGSVVEAAAILEFTDLPGGDRVRNEGVSLFTLYQNSGAVGKEHIAPQAG, from the coding sequence ATGCTGTTCCACCCCGAAGTGATGACTGTTGAAATGCTGGCGCAGAAAATCCGCAAAATCCCAAACTGGCCGCAGAAAGGCGTGCTGTTCCACGACATCACCCCCGTGCTGCAAAGCCCGGAATATTTCCGCCTATTGGTGGATTTGCTCACCTACCGCTACATGACGCAAGACATCGACGTGGTGGCCGGGCTGGACGCGCGCGGCTTCATCATCGGCGCCGCGCTGGCCTATCAGCTCAACGTAGGCTTTGTGCCCATCCGCAAAAAAGGCAAGCTGCCCTTTACCACCCTTTCCGAAAGCTACGCGCTCGAATACGGCGAAGCCACCGTGGAAATCCACACCGACGCCATTAAAGACAACGCCCGCGTTTTGCTGGTGGACGATCTAGTGGCCACCGGCGGCACTATGCACGCCGGCATTAAACTCATCCACAAGCTCGGCGGGAGCGTGGTGGAAGCCGCTGCCATCCTTGAGTTCACCGACTTACCCGGCGGCGACCGCGTCCGCAACGAAGGCGTTTCCCTGTTTACCCTGTATCAAAACAGCGGGGCCGTGGGAAAAGAGCATATTGCGCCGCAGGCCGGCTAA
- a CDS encoding phosphatidylserine decarboxylase, with protein sequence MNRSYPHPLIAREGWPFILGGLLLSVLVSICCGWWSLPFWVFTVFVVQFFRDPARDIPADPEAVLCPADGRIVVVERAEDPFRKVPALKISVFMNVFNVHSQRAPVDGTVTQVDYFPGQFVNAALDKACTENERNAVFATTRSGRELTFVQVAGLVARRILCYVQPGEKITRGQRYGFVRFGSRVDVYLPTDAVPLVAIGEKVRASETILARLPLEANGEQTVIEAASALVQEAAEEVLPE encoded by the coding sequence GTGAACCGTTCCTACCCCCACCCGCTGATTGCGCGGGAAGGCTGGCCGTTTATTTTGGGCGGGCTGCTGCTGAGCGTGCTGGTGAGCATCTGCTGCGGCTGGTGGTCGCTGCCGTTTTGGGTGTTTACCGTGTTTGTGGTGCAATTTTTCCGCGATCCGGCGCGCGATATTCCGGCCGACCCGGAAGCAGTGCTCTGCCCGGCCGACGGCCGCATTGTGGTGGTAGAACGCGCTGAAGACCCGTTCCGCAAGGTGCCCGCGCTGAAAATCAGCGTGTTTATGAACGTGTTCAACGTGCATTCGCAACGTGCTCCGGTTGACGGCACAGTTACGCAGGTGGACTACTTCCCGGGACAATTCGTGAACGCCGCACTGGATAAGGCCTGTACGGAAAACGAGCGTAACGCGGTTTTCGCCACCACCCGAAGCGGGCGCGAGCTTACCTTTGTGCAGGTGGCAGGCCTGGTGGCGCGGCGTATTTTGTGCTACGTGCAGCCGGGCGAGAAAATCACACGCGGCCAACGCTACGGCTTTGTTCGCTTCGGCTCGCGGGTGGATGTGTATCTGCCCACCGATGCCGTGCCGCTGGTGGCCATCGGTGAGAAAGTGCGCGCCAGCGAAACCATTTTGGCACGCCTGCCGCTGGAAGCGAATGGCGAACAAACCGTCATCGAAGCAGCTTCGGCCTTGGTGCAGGAAGCAGCGGAAGAAGTACTGCCGGAGTAA